A stretch of Mesorhizobium sp. M2A.F.Ca.ET.046.03.2.1 DNA encodes these proteins:
- a CDS encoding zinc-binding alcohol dehydrogenase family protein, protein MKAVVCRSPGDLVLEDRAAPGAPPPGWARVAVSHVGICGTDYHIFEGKHPFLAYPRIMGHEVSGTIVEKGEGIDLAVGEPVIINPYLSCGKCIACRHGKPNCCVKIEVLGVHRDGAMCDEILVPAQNLYPTNGLSLADAAAVEFLAIGAHAVRRSLGQPGQRTLVIGAGPIGLGTAIFARIAGLDISLLDMSSERLGFAEKELGFAPLDTSKASAADLVRQATGGEGFDLVFDATGNTASVQSAFAHVAHGGTLVLVSVVKDDITFSDPEFHKREMTLVGSRNALKADFEHVAASIRNGAVPLGKLVTHRTTLAATPRDLARWTHEKSGLIKAVIEVG, encoded by the coding sequence ATGAAAGCCGTCGTTTGCCGCTCGCCCGGCGACCTTGTCCTCGAAGACCGCGCAGCGCCAGGCGCGCCACCACCCGGCTGGGCGCGCGTCGCCGTCAGCCATGTCGGCATCTGCGGCACCGACTATCACATCTTCGAAGGCAAGCATCCCTTCCTCGCTTATCCGCGCATCATGGGCCATGAGGTTTCCGGCACCATCGTCGAAAAGGGAGAAGGCATCGATCTTGCCGTCGGCGAACCGGTCATCATCAACCCCTATCTTTCATGCGGCAAATGCATCGCCTGCCGGCATGGCAAGCCGAATTGCTGCGTGAAGATCGAGGTGCTGGGCGTCCATCGGGACGGCGCGATGTGCGACGAGATCCTGGTGCCGGCGCAGAACCTTTATCCGACGAACGGCCTGTCGCTGGCCGATGCCGCGGCGGTGGAATTCCTGGCGATCGGCGCGCACGCGGTGCGCCGATCGCTCGGGCAGCCCGGCCAGCGTACACTGGTCATCGGCGCCGGCCCTATCGGGCTCGGCACGGCGATATTCGCCCGCATCGCCGGCCTGGATATCAGCCTGTTGGACATGAGTAGCGAGCGCCTCGGCTTCGCCGAAAAGGAACTCGGCTTTGCCCCGCTCGACACCTCGAAGGCATCGGCTGCCGACCTAGTGCGGCAGGCGACCGGCGGCGAAGGGTTCGACCTCGTCTTCGACGCGACCGGCAACACAGCATCGGTGCAGTCGGCCTTCGCCCATGTCGCGCATGGCGGCACGCTGGTGCTGGTCAGCGTCGTCAAGGACGACATCACCTTCTCCGACCCCGAATTCCACAAGCGCGAGATGACGCTGGTCGGCAGCCGCAACGCGCTGAAGGCCGACTTCGAGCATGTCGCCGCATCGATCCGCAACGGCGCCGTGCCGTTGGGCAAGCTCGTCACCCATCGCACCACGCTCGCCGCAACGCCGCGCGATCTGGCGCGATGGACGCATGAGAAATCGGGGCTGATCAAGGCGGTTATCGAGGTGGGGTGA